A genomic stretch from Acropora palmata chromosome 13, jaAcrPala1.3, whole genome shotgun sequence includes:
- the LOC141863314 gene encoding complex I assembly factor TIMMDC1, mitochondrial-like has product MSTNNDGKLKLWEKVKSFWKTRRDALEQDVTAKGESGWDRVKALFDVSEGKGPREEIQHIPRVVVYTSVFAFLFGGQFGKRIIDENFRRHNQLTVYESVMHAKRQYQASVALGFVKYGSRWGWRAGLFSGVFSVLLVASEAYRNTDDALNYVASGASTGALYNVFSGWRKMVVGVVIGVGLSAPVGLMAQVGNAILPEEYKPKKLEDDRKAQEWEQRLEDTSSFIQAMEKELNEGNEEKHSAVR; this is encoded by the exons atgtcTACAAACAATGATGGAAAGCTGAAATTGTGGGAGAAAGTGAAATCCTTTTGGAAAACTCGAAG AGACGCCTTAGAACAGGATGTTACAGCCAAAGGAGAAAGTGGATGGGATAGAGTTAAGGCATTATTTGACGTTAG TGAAGGCAAAGGTCCTAGAGAGGAGATCCAGCATATTCCTAGGGTGGTTGTCTATACCTCCGTATTTGCTTTCCTCTTTGGTGGCCAGTTTGGAAAGAGAATCATTGATGAGAACTTCCGTCGACATAACCAGCTCACTGTTTATGAGTCAGTGATGCATGCTAAGCGTCAGTATCAGGCATCTGTTGCACTGGGCTTTGTGAAGTATGGTAGTCGCTGGGGATGGAGAGCTGGGCTTTTCTCTGGTGTCTTCAG CGTTCTTTTGGTTGCATCTGAAGCATATCGTAACACGGACGATGCTCTGAACTATGTAGCCAGTGGAG CATCAACAGGAGCTTTGTACAATGTATTTTCTGGATGGCGTAAAATGGTTGTTGGTGTTGTAATTGGTGTTGGTTTGAG TGCTCCAGTGGGATTAATGGCACAAGTTGGAAATGCAATTCTGCCAGAGGAATATAAACCAAAGAAACTGGAAGATGATAGAAAAGCCCAGGAATG GGAGCAACGACTGGAAGACACAAGTTCATTTATACAAGCCATGGAAAAAGAACTTAACGAGGGCAATGAAGAAAAGCACAGCGCAGTTAGATAG
- the LOC141863312 gene encoding uncharacterized protein LOC141863312 isoform X1 — protein MAGDSNNNIVQQTRHLHGSNSQEKGSSYPWEEEIKTARDFQTRNGILERRSLEIRSLYEHCQESADEHRTLKEEWFALVKEKDRNFRQQLEKENEEAKSIQMKQLFHLLESLGTFSFDKPNEIILKRNMAKMYQQVGKYCRRNKVDLKNKTSDLEKPRDTQREDLITKPLLVEIPIPPPPPPPSVLTSHPSNAIPTQKVCDNEARKRSIKTTNTRTPRNPNQDLLNQIRKRCRSELKSTPFKRSPGGTPLKRPRRMSETATSDLIEVALKRKFKNVRFQSPHDNNSPNSMTSPTSILKK, from the exons ATGGCTGGTGATTCCAATAACAATATTGTTCAACAGACTCGTCATCTGCACGGGAGTAATTCCCAGGAGAAAG gaTCGAGTTATCCTtgggaagaagaaattaaaacagctcGAGATTTTCAAACAAGAAACGGCATTCTAGAGAGAAGGAGCCTCGAGATTCGCAGTCTGTATGAACACTGTCAAGAGTCAG CAGATGAACACCGAACTCTTAAGGAAGAATGGTTTGCCTTGGttaaagaaaaagaccgaAATTTTCGGCAGCAGCTAGAAAAG GAGAATGAGGAAGCAAAGAGCATACAAATGAAGCAACTCTTCCATCTTCTGGAATCTCTTGGAACATTCAGCTTTGACAAACCTAATGAAATCATCCTGAAGCGAAACATGGCCAAGATGTACCAACAGGTTGGAAAATACTGCCGCCGAAACAAAGTTGACCTTAAAAACAAGACCAGTGACCTGGAAAAACCCAGGGACACTCAAAGAGAGGATTTGATTACAAAACCACTACTTGTGGAAATTCCCatccctccccctcccccaccgCCATCAGTTTTGACTTCACACCCATCCAATGCAATTCCAACACAGAAAGTGTGTGATAATGAAGCAAGGAAGAGGTCAATCAAGACCACCAATACAAGAACACCACGCAATCCAAACCAAGACCTCCTCAACCAAATCAGGAAACGCTGTCGTTCTGAGTTAAAGAGCACACCATTCAAACGGTCACCAGGTGGAACTCCACTAAAGAGACCAAGGCGCATGTCGGAGACTGCCACTTCAGATTTGATAGAAGTGGCCCTTAAGAGGAAGTTCAAAAATGTCCGCTTTCAAAGCCCACATGACAATAATTCACCAAATTCTATGACATCACCCACTAGCATcttgaagaaataa
- the LOC141863312 gene encoding uncharacterized protein LOC141863312 isoform X2: MAGDSNNNIVQQTRHLHGSNSQEKGSSYPWEEEIKTARDFQTRNGILERRSLEIRSLYEHCQESDEHRTLKEEWFALVKEKDRNFRQQLEKENEEAKSIQMKQLFHLLESLGTFSFDKPNEIILKRNMAKMYQQVGKYCRRNKVDLKNKTSDLEKPRDTQREDLITKPLLVEIPIPPPPPPPSVLTSHPSNAIPTQKVCDNEARKRSIKTTNTRTPRNPNQDLLNQIRKRCRSELKSTPFKRSPGGTPLKRPRRMSETATSDLIEVALKRKFKNVRFQSPHDNNSPNSMTSPTSILKK; this comes from the exons ATGGCTGGTGATTCCAATAACAATATTGTTCAACAGACTCGTCATCTGCACGGGAGTAATTCCCAGGAGAAAG gaTCGAGTTATCCTtgggaagaagaaattaaaacagctcGAGATTTTCAAACAAGAAACGGCATTCTAGAGAGAAGGAGCCTCGAGATTCGCAGTCTGTATGAACACTGTCAAGAGTCAG ATGAACACCGAACTCTTAAGGAAGAATGGTTTGCCTTGGttaaagaaaaagaccgaAATTTTCGGCAGCAGCTAGAAAAG GAGAATGAGGAAGCAAAGAGCATACAAATGAAGCAACTCTTCCATCTTCTGGAATCTCTTGGAACATTCAGCTTTGACAAACCTAATGAAATCATCCTGAAGCGAAACATGGCCAAGATGTACCAACAGGTTGGAAAATACTGCCGCCGAAACAAAGTTGACCTTAAAAACAAGACCAGTGACCTGGAAAAACCCAGGGACACTCAAAGAGAGGATTTGATTACAAAACCACTACTTGTGGAAATTCCCatccctccccctcccccaccgCCATCAGTTTTGACTTCACACCCATCCAATGCAATTCCAACACAGAAAGTGTGTGATAATGAAGCAAGGAAGAGGTCAATCAAGACCACCAATACAAGAACACCACGCAATCCAAACCAAGACCTCCTCAACCAAATCAGGAAACGCTGTCGTTCTGAGTTAAAGAGCACACCATTCAAACGGTCACCAGGTGGAACTCCACTAAAGAGACCAAGGCGCATGTCGGAGACTGCCACTTCAGATTTGATAGAAGTGGCCCTTAAGAGGAAGTTCAAAAATGTCCGCTTTCAAAGCCCACATGACAATAATTCACCAAATTCTATGACATCACCCACTAGCATcttgaagaaataa